The following is a genomic window from Deltaproteobacteria bacterium.
CCACCGCTAACCCAACTTCCCTGACCTCTCGCCCCCTCGCCCCCAGCGCCAAATACCCCGCAACCCCTACCAACGCACAATCCATCCCCTCCAGCCGCCCAATCTTCATATACGCAGCCCCACTTCCCTCCGCCATCTCCGGTACATATACCGCCGTAATCATCTCCCCAGAAGACAACACCGTCTCCCCAGGACCTTTAAAAAATTCCTCTACCGCAACCTCCCGTTTCCCCTCAACCCCCTCAATACAAACCCGCCCC
Proteins encoded in this region:
- a CDS encoding FAD binding domain-containing protein translates to GRVCIEGVEGKREVAVEEFFKGPGETVLSSGEMITAVYVPEMAEGSGAAYMKIGRLEGMDCALVGVAGYLALGARGREVREVGLAVAACAPVPLRVKRAEEVLLSGSLTEARLKEAARVVAEEVTPISDMRGSGWYRREVAGVLAYRVLERAWKLAEGDGGGR